The genomic region CTCCTTCTCATTGCCATTACACTTGCAATATTGAAGCCCATGTTAAGGTTTTGAGATAACTGAATAATCAATTTTgctgatatttttatttaaattctgagACTCAAATCTTCAGTCATTAGAGATCAAGTATGAAGGGTAGAAATCTAATTCTCTGTATAAAAATTAGTGCTGatctctctttcattctctctctctctatatatatatatatatatatatattccaaagtTTAGGGTCAAtcatgttttttatataaatacttttattcagaaaggatgcatggCATAGATTAAATCTGAcaagtacattatattttaatacatgccATTATCTTGAACTTTCTTTATATCAAAGAATCAAAAAATGTTATCagcattgataagaaatgttgcaCCACATCAGCATATATGAATGATTTccgaagggtcatgtgacactgaagcctggagtgatgattctgaaaattcagcattgccatcacaggaatacatttaaaatagaaaacctttattttaaataatagttagtgttttatcatattttttatctgcaaatgaaaatgcagacttggtaagcacaatacattttttcaaaacattcttactgacccaaaacttttgaacagtttttttttgtgggtGTCAGTTAACtggtataatataattatttttcttaatataacagaaaaataattgcatattaatttttttttttatgtgcaagactgaaataatgcatttaaatctATATGATGAAGCAACACGactaaataaaaaaggcaaagtttttgaaaaaacGGTTTTATACTCAGTAAAGATTTTGAAGCAAgtcattaaatttacattttgtttatccACTGTCCATTGGGCGTCAAAAGCAAGTTTTCATCTTATGTTCTCCCATAAAACCATTGTGCCTTTTAATTTTTTGATTTTAATTCCATATATCTACTATTTATAaaggcttttttgttgttgttgttgttgttgttgctcacAATGTGCTAGAAGCTTTAAAGACCACTCCACATATTTGCATGGACtgcaaaaaattcattaaaaaaaaaagaaatattttaataaataaaaaaaatgaaacaacattCGAAATCACCTTGATCATATGAAGCAAAAATTCTAAATGCAAAGCAGTTGGCACACACCTGAGAGGCAAGGCCACCAATACGTAACACTCAAAACTCTAcgttaaaaaaagaaagaggaaTAAAGCAGTCTGAAATAGAAAATTTGAAAACACCACAGTGATTCTGTAGAATTTCCAGTCAAGTCACTTGTGCTCCTGCAAAATGACAGTTTTGATCTTCATTTTCTGGCTCTTATATCCAGGTTTGGCCCAACTCCTGTACCCTTGGGGCAACTACTGGATTTCTAATGGGCCTCCTCGCTGCTCCTGTCTGGATACACTGGCATCGCAAACAACTCACCTACAAGCTCAAGTGAGGAAAAGAAGGACACAATCACAGGCCACAAGgaactgagagagaaagagatccaGACTGGAGTCAAAAACCACTGTCCGTCCCAGTACATGCTCTAAGAAATGCTGCCTGACTCAGACGTCCCATTTATggtttctgtgtttgttttttgtagaaTAGATATTTAATTTGTTGTTCGCTCCTAATGGCAGTATATTTATTTCGATCATTCCTCTCGTTCTTCCTGTAAATAAAGCTAGTACTGACTTGAGACATTTTGTAAAAAGCAAGTATTTTGCAACCTAAATTGAGATGCTGAATTCCCCTTTTTGAAGAAAGTCTTACTTCTGTAAATGACCGATGGGTTTGGTTGTGCTGTTTCATCTCTCAAAGGAACTCATGCTTGCTGAGCCAGACACGTTGGAACTACAGTTTGATTGTTTTTAGTCATTAGAAAGGGTGTCTGTTCTCTGTGCTTGTATGTTCAATAAATCATTTTGTCCATTTTTCTTTGTATTTCATTCTCAAGGATTAGTGTTCGTGTCATTTCTCCCTGAACaatgtgtctttttgttagttgACCAAGTCCATGACTTGGACTTGTAGGTGAATGGGCCCATTGGTTCACCTTGCTTTAGTTCAGAAGTCAGATTGAAATCTGGTTGGTTGATAGTTGGTCACTGTCAGGTCACTGGATGCTCTTGAGCTGGTGTATCATGTGATGAGGCAGCAGTTGATGCAGCGTGGGCCCAGTCTTCGTTTGAGCGCACCTTTCTTAGGAGCCAGAATGGCTATAATGGCCTCATCAAACACAGTTTTCAGGCCTTTCTGTGTCAGTGCTGAGCATTCAACATAACAGCAGGCACCAATCTGGAAAGGCATAGAAAATGAGACACTTATAGAaaatgagacacttttttttaaggtCTAACCAGTAAGTCACGACAATCTTTTTGCTTTTTCTTAGTacaaagtttcatttttattttgttcttgagAAAGAGGAACTATCCATTTCTCACCTCCTTTGCTAGCTTTTGGCCTTGTTCTGTCACAATGGGCTTTTCCTTCACATCGTTCAGCTTGGCAATAGTCTTGGGGTCGTCCCGAAGGTCAATCTACAGCCAAATATGGAGTCAAATTCACAGTTAAGCAAGCACACATGAGGGGTTAACTGTAAGGGCACGTGTGCTCTCTGCATTTCTTTTGAGGACGGCGGATGAGATTCCATACGATGGGGTTTGTTTTTAGAGCAGAAGGCTCCAGGAAATTCAACCCAAGACAAAATGGTGGCATGCATCTGCAGACTCCCCTTTCACCTAAAAAGTACCACTGCAGTTGTCTAGGAAGGTCTCAGTCTTCACTGTTTCCAATTAAAATTCCCCTTCATCTGAGTTTTTGCCAGCTCCTCTCCACAAAAACCCGCTCTCCATACATCCACTGACGTATTACCAAAACCACCACACAGAGCAGTGCTTCCTTCACATCTTTCAATTAGGCACATGGAGCACAAATTGAAAAGGTTTCCTTTAAATAGACACACTAATGATGGCTTAGGCCGAAACGCGTCTGTGTAAGACATGGTACGAATAAATTTATTAAAGGATATCTTGAGAGTGCGGTTTTTCCTCTTTTACCTTTGGATAACTTCTTTATTACTCGCACCCATTAAACGACTTGGGAGTTGAGCGCGCCTTCTCCACTACAATTCCTTTAAATATGTCACCAGCAGAAGTGAAGCTTTGTTGGGCTCCGTGTAGGGCTTGATCAATTAAACTCAAGTTTCTGATAAAAATCATGACTGCAAAAAGTTTGCTGCATGGTGGTAAAAAATTGTGGTTATATATCTTTATGCCtaaaaaaatattgcttttgtggaataattgtttaaaaaaaaaaaaaaaaaactaaatatgaaaTCATACTCTATAAATACAAAAATTCACTGAGGtcaattttacattaaataatcttCCAAACTCAATACCTGGAATTCATTTACTGCATATCCAAAAAATGACTACATTTCATTGCAGCTGTAAAATTGCGATACTAATATTTATGGACGCCTTCATTTCAAAACGTTAAatcatcaaacttttattttgagggAAAACCACAGGGAAGCCCTTAAAGCTTCTTTTTTGTTGATAAGCGATCCTCATTACAAGTATGGAAAGCATGTTGCGTTCCTAAATGCACATTAAAGTGGCCCAAACTCTCAAATACAGATGCACAGAAGAGCTTGCATGGAGCAGCTTTGACAATCGCGCTAAGCCATATCATGATTTTAGTTTTATCCCACTTTGTCGTGCCGCTCTTGTTCAGGGTCCTTGGTCCTATGACTTTCTCTGGCCGCCTTTCATATTGATTGCACTGCATCTGTATTCATCTCACTCTGTGGTCTGATTAAGACAGGAAGCGTGCACACAGCAATAAACTGGCTGGTGACAAGCCCTCACTCTTAACACACATGGTACAGTAATTACCAAACCATAATCATAAGCCAATTTGGACAATTTCATTGACAATATCATGCTGTGAACACTGTATGACTGAACCTTTCATGATGGCACATAAGATCAATATCTTCAATCAATAATATTACCACAGTTTTACCACACATCAGTTACAACCACATTTGATTTTCCCAGAACATAAATATATGTAGCATCAGTAATTCTGACAGTCACCACAGAaccaagaaaaacagaaaataaatgtgcTTGGGCTACATATGCAATAGGCGGCTTATCatatagggatgcacaatatattaaACCATAATGGTTATTCGCTgatattagatatatttttactTATCAGTACTGGTTGATATTGGATGTATATACTATACGTAGAACAATTTTGgtaaaaatctaaacaataaaaaaatacataatttaatagcacttttaaatgacatttttctaaaAATGCATATCCATATTAAATTGTACATCATAACAttttgatgcctaaattcacttgtagcatttaaaacaacagatttttgtgtgtgtctgtaaacATGGGTTATTCCACAAAATTAGTGCCTTTTGTGTCCCTAAGAAATAATCAAACATAGAATTAATTTAACAACAAGTAAATTTGCGATTTAAAAACATAACTATGTACTATATGAATACTATGTATTCTTTCGTCAATATTACatcaaaaaaagataaaattaaataatttaaatagcatTTATGCTGATGAGGGTAAGGTATTAGGCCTGTCCCTCactatgatttttctttttcagcagGACATTTTATTTTGCGAAATGAaggcaaaatgaaataaaaatcacatttgcatATTGTTATAAATACAGTCTCATTGTTAAGCAATGTTTTTGGcataagtgtaattttttttataaaacagaaataattttatGTCAGCCCTGTTaccatcatcaaaaaaaaacaaaaaaaaaaaacaatcctagTGAAGAGAGGGACTAAAATGCTGCTTGTGTGAAAACTATGACATAGTTCTAATTGAACTATAGTAACGCTTGTGTCTGTAACAGCGTTGACAAAAATACCGAAACATGAGGTAGAAATACAGTAcaattttgtgtgtatgtattttatatttatgatttaaacagacTGCAGAAAAGTAacaatttgtaaataaattaatatttccaAGAAAACAAAGAGCCACACTAGCAACAATAGTATACTGTAGCATatagtttgaaatgttttttactaATTTCTGCACTGTTTCACATACAATGGCAAAAAGTATACAGTTACGTTATATGGAATATTTAATTGCTGTTGTGTGTAGCAGCAGGTGTGTGTACCTGAGTGCCGATGAGCAGGTAAGGGACATTGGGTGCGTACTCCTGCAGCTCAGGGACCCACTCCTCTCTCACGTTCTGGAAGCTGGCCGGATTCACCACGGAGAAGCAAATTAGGAAGACATCTGTCATGGGGTAAGACAGGGGTCGCAGGCGATCATAGTCCTCCTGTCAGAGCAGAGGACACCGTTTAATAACAAGTACTCCATGCACTTGAGAGGAATGCACTCAAAAGTTGCCCAGaaaacatttagtcatttaccCTAAATATGAGtttgctttgaataaaaagtGTCATTTTCTTCTCTACAAATCTTAACTACTAGCATTCACTGCTGCACTGAATCACTGTCCACAAATGCTCTGTAACCGAACATTATCAATAATCACTTAAGCAGCACCCAGAAATTACGCTGACCCCAATGATGGAGCAGAGATTAATACGATTTAGATTACGGC from Carassius carassius chromosome 40, fCarCar2.1, whole genome shotgun sequence harbors:
- the LOC132122242 gene encoding rho-related GTP-binding protein RhoQ, yielding MANGTGSIMLKCVVVGDGAVGKTCLLMSYANDAFPEEYVPTVFDHYAVSVTVGGKQYLLGLYDTAGQEDYDRLRPLSYPMTDVFLICFSVVNPASFQNVREEWVPELQEYAPNVPYLLIGTQIDLRDDPKTIAKLNDVKEKPIVTEQGQKLAKEIGACCYVECSALTQKGLKTVFDEAIIAILAPKKGALKRRLGPRCINCCLIT